The nucleotide sequence AGGGGCATAGAAGTGTATTAAGTTCATATCATTCCTAAGATTGAATGTGCGAAGATCAGAATGTATATAAAAGCTAAATATTCTTCTTTTAGGTTCAAACAAATCCTTTTTAGGAAGAACCTGCTCATATTTTGGTTATGGTAGTTAGGGCAATAAAATGAGCCCTGCTCCCAAAATTTACTTTATGCtagacactgtgctaggtgctttaCAAACATTATATTTAATGCTTTGTTAATGCTTCCTGATAGGCATTACCCtgattttgcagataaagaaattgaaactcagagagagagagagaatcacttGTCCCAGGTTATAAATCTTATATTAAAAAGAGCTAGGATTTCATTTTGGATCTTTTTGAattctgactcttaatttttctttaaaactaaaataaatatttgtataattatgGTAAAACCTacacctcattctttttttttaaagttttttttaattaattaattttgttaacatacaatgtattatttgccccaggggtacaggtctgtgaatcatcaggcttacacacttcacagcactcaccgtagcacataccctccccaatgtccataaccacaccacACTCTCcatacctccctccccccaagcaaacctcagtttgttttgtgagattaagaatctcttatggtttgtctccttcccgatcccatcttgtttcattttttccttccctaccccccacaaccctccacactgcctctcaaattcctcatatcagggagatcatatgataattgtctttctctgattgacttatttcactcaggataataccctctagtttcatccacgttgttgcaaatggcaagatctcatttctttggatgactgcatagtattccatcctACACCTCATTCTTAAACAGTCACTTTGACTTTGTACTTAAAGAAACACTAAGATGTCAAGCCCTTTGGTTTTTCACTAAACtgtgtatatttaaaatgaaaattgagggaaaataatatacatagaaaataaaaacgaACAGGTAGAAAATCTGttctaagtaaaaaataaattataccatgctattttaaaaaagagtaaactaGAAAATTTTGCAAAGGAACTGAAATGCTATAGAGCTAACATAAATGAAGGGAATTCCACAGAGGATAATCTGagtcaaattaaaatatttaagtatttttaaagcacATATTACATTCCTTAGTTTAGACTGAGAATTGCTGAGTTATCATTAACATATGCAAGGCAGTAGAGGAGAGAGCTGTGCCTGGACTCTTCAGTTTTAaccaaaatggatttttttcccccacagaaaAAGAATTGTCTTAATAATGGTTCAACAGCTCCCCTCAAAATCTAtaacaaaataacataaataacaaataacaaaaaattatttatgaactcttttattttatatccttgTGTTTCTAACTCAGTAATATAGGCTCCATATTTTACTTTCATTGTTGTCAATTCACATCTTTTGAAACAACCTTCCCTGAGTTCAAACTTCTCTGGCACCCATAGAGTATAATAGTAATTCTCAAAAACCAGGCATTGTCTTTGTAACACTAGAATCATCTGGGGATGTCAGTCTTTAATGGAAATTAATTagtgaattaatttatttgtatatggATGTGCCTTTCTTATTATGCTCTGCTAAGCTTCTACAATAATAATGTAGTTAAATAGTGAAATTTGTGGACCTTGTGATGCTGAGTGAAGTCATATTTTAGGCAATAAACTATTTCAGTGCTGTTTAAGGGTGTAAACTGCTTCCTGAAACTTATTAGCTGTACTAGAGTTAAAGGTGAGCATTTAAGGTGTATAATGAttcatttctatctttttttctcataggctaaaataagaagaaaaagcttTGGAGAAAATAGTTAAAGTAATACTTAAAGTAATGTTACTAGTGGtgttttttctatttgtcttccAACAGAGCTATTTTGAAAACAATTCTTCATGTTGACTAATTTTATTATCTACTTATAATACCACCTAATTCTGATGAGAAattaggtattaaggagggctgaATAAAATAGGAGACTCTTAATATGTAGTTCTGATTATGTCTCTGTACATGTTAAGTTAGAAATGCATATTTTGCCTAACAAAAATGACACTGCtgtcattcatgaattcattctCCTGGGTTTCCTATGTAGTCAAGAGgtggaaattcttctttttgttttgttctccatCATCTACATCTTGACTTTGTTGGGCAACAGTGCTATTATCTGTGCTGTATGGTGGAACCAGCAACTCCACACTCCTATGTATACTTTATTGTCCAACTTCTCTTTCCTGGAGATCTGCTACATCAATTCCAATGTGCCCAACATGTTGTTCAACTTCCTATCCAAGACCAAGACCATCTCCTATAATGGCTGCATCTTACAGTTCTacatcttcctctctctttgtgcCACAGAACTTTTCTTCCTGGCCCTCATGGCATTTGATAGGTATGTTGCCATCTGCCATCCACTGCATTACCTTACCATAATGACCAGGAAAATCTGCGGAACCCTTGTGTCTGCTTGCTGGGTGGGTGGGTTCCTCTGGTTGGTGACTCCAGCCACCCTTATCTCTCAAGTTCCGTTTTGTGGTTCAAATGTCATTGATCACTACCTCTGTGATCTTGGGGCAATGTTGGCCATATCATGTGTACCTGTCCCTAAGACAATGCTGACTTGTAGCATTTTCAGTGCTGTAATAACATTTATCACTTTGTTCTACATCCTTGTGTCCTACATACTGGTCCTTCGAGCTGTGGTTCAGGTTCCCAAAAGTTCAAGTAGGAAAAAAGCCTTCTCCACATGTGCTTCCCACCTGATAGTTGTGTTCCTATTTTATGGCTCAATTATGGTGATGTATGTAAGCCCAGGGGCAGCCAATCAGCCTGGTATGCAGAAGTTCTTGACAATGTTCTATTCAATTGCAACTCCACTTTTAAATCCTCTGATCTACAGCCTCAGGAATAAGGAGATGAAGATTGCCCTCAGGAAAGTTATGTGTAAAGtttagaaataatttctgaatGGGAGATTGTGTGGTGAGATAAAATTCCTTTTGATTCCTAGAATCtagaaaaattatacttaaaagtaagaaaatgtactagatttagaaaaaataagtCCACATgagaattcttaaaattcaaagCTTCTCTCGATTCCATATTGATTAACTATGGGTAAGTTACTTAAATTGCTATTTGTCTGCTTTCCCAGTTTTAACTGGAGACGATATTAGTAATCAGGTCTGCATCATAGAGTGTTtagaaataaatgagttaatatatgaaaGCCTttaaaatagtgcctggcactcaatatatattatataatgtaattGATATACTATTATCaattatatcaaaatttattATCATTAGCTATTGTTGTCAAGTTATGATCTtcagcagttttgtttttataaacttttaaatgaTCATCCCAtgatatttatttaaaggaaaaaagggcctctttttaagaaaaaaaatgttttgattctTGAAAGAAATCTATGTAGCtgcaaatcaaaacaagaatTATTTCTGCCCTATCCACCTATGTTTACTTGTATTATGAAAATGATAACAATGCtttgttagaaaaaaattgaCAAGATTGTGTTCTGATTCCATCTCAGCAAATCAAAACTTTCAttcctagtttttaaaaagggcatttggggttttttttgatgTGGATCAATAAGCAGTCATatataaaagtatttataaaatgcaaagtACAATCAAAAGATGAAAGTGGTTCAAATATACATCAACAGgtgaacagatcaacaaaatgtGATGTATACATACAATGTAATCAACAAAGTATGATGTATACATACAATGTAATTACCCAGTCTTACTGGAATGGAAATTCTGAAACATGGATGAACCAGCTTGTCACAAACCACAAATACTGTATCATTGCAGTTTTGTAAAGTTCCTAGAATCCTataattcacagagacagaaagcagaatggtgacTGCCAGGGGGCATTACCCCTCAATGGATACACATTGTCTGTTTTGGAGGATGAAggtgttctggagatggatggtggtaatgATGGCTCAACAATgttaatgtacttaatgccacgtAACTGTACACTTACAAAATTGTTAAGATTTGTTGAATGTCGTTTTATGTGTATCTTACCATAATTAAAACTAGTTTTCA is from Mustela lutreola isolate mMusLut2 chromosome 7, mMusLut2.pri, whole genome shotgun sequence and encodes:
- the LOC131836047 gene encoding olfactory receptor 11G2-like, which codes for MHILPNKNDTAVIHEFILLGFLCSQEVEILLFVLFSIIYILTLLGNSAIICAVWWNQQLHTPMYTLLSNFSFLEICYINSNVPNMLFNFLSKTKTISYNGCILQFYIFLSLCATELFFLALMAFDRYVAICHPLHYLTIMTRKICGTLVSACWVGGFLWLVTPATLISQVPFCGSNVIDHYLCDLGAMLAISCVPVPKTMLTCSIFSAVITFITLFYILVSYILVLRAVVQVPKSSSRKKAFSTCASHLIVVFLFYGSIMVMYVSPGAANQPGMQKFLTMFYSIATPLLNPLIYSLRNKEMKIALRKVMCKV